A single region of the Gemmatimonas sp. UBA7669 genome encodes:
- a CDS encoding TonB-dependent receptor, with protein MALPLLGALVVTSPVVAPMADWLPVAPARLMAQETTGSIRGVVTGPDNRPLAGATLTATNTETGLVRNAVAGEDGAYVIRLLPSGTYKVSVRRLGSQQQERTGIRVTVGSSTPVNFALSEAAAQLGAVQVRASQQVDVADGGVKQAVSQEEIQNLPTLGRDFTDFINLSGLVSPTPETTTGGQFSIAGARPSQTNVQLDGVDANNTFFGENRGGSRIPFNFSIESVKEFQIITNGFDVEYGNYAGGIVNIISKGGTNRRKVTAYGNYRGDALTSENFNGTPVNNFNVQQYAFQAEGPLVKDKLFWLVSVDGQRRREPFVPNGPDALLVQAADFERRADAAATPAEASSLRASAVRARQTADSLGRFFSILNDRYGIGNPAGAYNEFATRNDVLTLFARIDWNINSKHRLSLRNNYSNYDNGNETFGGTAIGGLSQTESFKNRTNSLVGELNSTLGDRATNVFRFQYSGEERPRVGADLKPQLRVNNVIPGTAYAWGGNSLAFRNNLIENKIQIVNNTTVDLGRHTLKFGTNNIIAHYENDFWNQGSGFYTFDNLAALEAYRPLQYTRNVRSDGQVPRAVFDTYEYSAYAQDQWRVTPRLLATLGLRYDLSRFGDAPGRVIDAERAFGIETGIAPLDKNNISPRVALAWDRKGDASEVWRAGAGLFYGRLPAVLGSNVGITDVPLQNLACTGSAADGDANAPPPVNGYRDWAANGDNNPFNCAGAAGIGGIPEYSFWTQGFEIPETYRGNVGYERQLGRKTRVSADYLYAFTSNLYTVRNTNLRQPLFSLANEGNRQVYVPIGAFRPNAAAGNERLINTDFGNLFQNFYDGRARSQALTFNLDHRLAEESSLRASYTWTTADDNGSFSCCTSFAGWSESRIGAAGPNDIGGIGATDKAWGPSGFVRNHTIILSGFTKLPLGFRLSGIFRMQSGTPWGPEQGGDLNADGLSFNDRPFIFAPEDFPVAIPTNVTGSQAQAEYVAAQREIYRGYLNDNKCVGDYVGQIIPRNTCRQPWFNRLDLSLRNRIPTRAGQNAELSIDFFNVLNGLNKNWGRYESVSAARRNLMVPVSYDPTGETIRYNLTDFFGDRTPLGGNLLLQFSMQVGIRYTF; from the coding sequence ATGGCGCTCCCGCTGCTGGGTGCGCTGGTGGTCACGTCGCCCGTGGTGGCGCCGATGGCCGATTGGCTTCCCGTTGCGCCCGCGCGCCTGATGGCACAGGAAACCACGGGCTCCATCCGTGGTGTGGTGACGGGGCCGGACAACCGGCCGCTGGCCGGTGCCACCTTGACGGCCACCAATACCGAGACCGGCCTCGTGCGCAACGCCGTGGCCGGTGAAGACGGTGCCTATGTCATTCGCCTGCTGCCCTCGGGTACGTACAAGGTGAGTGTGCGGCGCCTCGGCAGTCAGCAGCAGGAACGCACCGGCATTCGCGTAACCGTGGGCAGCAGCACGCCGGTCAACTTCGCACTCAGCGAAGCGGCCGCGCAGCTCGGCGCGGTGCAGGTGCGCGCGTCGCAGCAGGTGGACGTGGCGGACGGTGGTGTGAAGCAGGCCGTGTCGCAGGAAGAAATCCAGAACCTGCCCACGCTGGGTCGTGACTTCACGGACTTCATCAACCTGTCCGGCCTCGTGAGCCCGACGCCCGAAACCACCACGGGCGGGCAGTTCTCCATCGCCGGTGCGCGTCCGTCGCAGACCAACGTGCAGCTCGACGGTGTGGACGCCAACAACACGTTCTTCGGTGAGAACCGGGGCGGCAGCCGCATTCCGTTCAACTTCTCGATCGAGTCGGTGAAGGAGTTCCAGATCATCACCAACGGCTTCGACGTGGAGTACGGCAACTACGCCGGCGGCATCGTGAACATCATCTCCAAGGGTGGTACCAATCGCCGCAAGGTTACGGCGTATGGCAACTACCGCGGTGATGCGCTCACGTCGGAGAACTTCAACGGCACGCCGGTCAACAACTTCAACGTGCAGCAGTACGCCTTCCAGGCGGAAGGCCCGCTCGTGAAGGACAAGTTGTTCTGGCTGGTGTCGGTGGATGGTCAGCGCCGCCGCGAGCCGTTTGTGCCCAACGGCCCCGACGCGCTGCTGGTGCAGGCGGCCGACTTCGAACGCCGCGCCGATGCGGCGGCCACGCCGGCCGAAGCCTCGTCGCTTCGGGCCTCCGCGGTGCGCGCGCGCCAGACGGCCGATTCGCTGGGTCGTTTCTTCAGCATCCTGAACGACCGCTACGGCATCGGCAATCCGGCCGGCGCGTACAATGAGTTTGCCACGCGCAACGACGTGCTCACGCTGTTCGCGCGCATCGACTGGAACATCAACAGCAAGCACCGCCTGTCGCTGCGCAACAACTACTCCAACTACGACAACGGCAACGAAACCTTTGGTGGTACCGCCATCGGTGGCCTGTCGCAGACGGAGTCGTTCAAGAACCGCACGAACTCGCTGGTGGGTGAGCTCAACAGCACGCTCGGTGATCGGGCCACGAATGTGTTCCGCTTCCAGTACTCGGGTGAGGAGCGTCCGCGTGTGGGCGCCGACCTCAAGCCGCAGTTGCGCGTGAACAACGTCATCCCCGGCACGGCCTACGCCTGGGGCGGCAACAGCCTCGCGTTCCGCAACAATCTCATCGAGAACAAGATCCAGATCGTGAACAATACGACCGTGGATCTGGGCCGTCACACGCTCAAGTTCGGCACCAACAACATCATCGCGCACTACGAGAACGACTTCTGGAACCAGGGGTCGGGCTTCTACACCTTCGACAACCTTGCCGCGCTCGAGGCGTATCGCCCGCTGCAGTACACGCGCAACGTGCGCTCCGACGGCCAGGTGCCGCGTGCGGTGTTCGACACCTACGAGTACTCGGCGTATGCGCAGGATCAGTGGCGTGTGACGCCGCGCCTGCTGGCCACGCTGGGTCTGCGTTACGATCTCTCGCGCTTCGGCGATGCGCCGGGCCGCGTGATCGACGCCGAGCGCGCGTTTGGTATCGAGACCGGCATCGCGCCGCTCGACAAGAACAACATCTCGCCGCGTGTCGCGCTGGCCTGGGATCGCAAGGGTGACGCGAGTGAAGTGTGGCGCGCCGGTGCGGGTCTCTTTTACGGCCGTTTGCCGGCCGTGCTCGGCTCGAACGTGGGCATCACCGACGTACCACTGCAGAACCTGGCCTGCACGGGCAGCGCGGCCGATGGGGACGCCAACGCGCCGCCGCCGGTGAATGGCTACCGCGACTGGGCAGCCAACGGTGACAACAACCCGTTCAACTGTGCGGGCGCGGCAGGCATCGGTGGCATTCCCGAGTACTCGTTCTGGACGCAGGGCTTCGAGATTCCGGAGACGTACCGCGGCAATGTCGGCTACGAGCGTCAGTTGGGTCGGAAGACACGGGTGTCGGCCGACTACCTGTATGCGTTCACGTCGAACCTGTACACGGTGCGCAACACCAACCTGCGGCAGCCGCTGTTCTCGCTGGCCAATGAAGGGAACCGCCAGGTGTACGTGCCGATCGGCGCCTTCCGCCCCAATGCGGCGGCCGGCAACGAGCGGCTCATCAACACCGACTTCGGTAATCTCTTCCAGAACTTCTATGACGGCCGCGCGCGTTCACAGGCGCTGACGTTCAACCTCGATCATCGCCTGGCCGAGGAGTCGTCGCTGCGCGCCTCGTACACCTGGACGACGGCCGACGACAACGGGTCGTTCTCCTGCTGCACGTCATTCGCGGGTTGGAGCGAGTCCCGCATCGGTGCGGCTGGCCCCAACGACATCGGCGGCATCGGCGCGACGGACAAGGCCTGGGGCCCCTCGGGCTTCGTGCGCAATCACACCATCATTCTCTCCGGCTTCACCAAGCTCCCGCTTGGCTTCCGTCTCAGCGGCATCTTCCGCATGCAGAGCGGCACGCCCTGGGGCCCGGAGCAGGGTGGTGACCTGAACGCCGATGGTCTTTCGTTCAACGACCGCCCGTTCATCTTCGCGCCGGAGGACTTCCCGGTGGCGATTCCCACCAACGTGACGGGTTCACAGGCGCAGGCCGAGTACGTGGCGGCGCAGCGCGAGATCTACCGCGGTTATCTCAACGACAACAAGTGCGTCGGCGACTACGTGGGGCAGATCATTCCGCGCAACACCTGCCGCCAGCCGTGGTTCAACCGTCTCGACCTGTCGCTGCGCAACCGCATTCCCACGCGTGCGGGCCAGAACGCTGAGCTGTCGATCGACTTCTTCAACGTGCTCAACGGCCTGAACAAGAACTGGGGCCGCTACGAGTCCGTGTCGGCGGCGCGCCGCAATCTGATGGTGCCGGTGTCCTACGATCCGACGGGCGAGACGATTCGCTACAACCTCACCGACTTCTTCGGTGACCGCACGCCGTTGGGAGGGAACCTCCTCCTGCAGTTCTCGATGCAGGTCGGCATTCGGTACACGTTCTGA
- a CDS encoding DUF5689 domain-containing protein — translation MPFSNPPAGVPIARWRGRALLPGLCGAAAMMLAACNEAVAPPGRSADVNIRVYLDRDNSGSFTAADSGLAGVALTLAPTDAGSGTALAATSGANGVAAFAQVAPGAYTLTLPTTVPAGAVLTTTTAPRVVVSATGDVRADDVRYGWLPGTISGRIFRDDDGNGTFSTGDTPGAGLFAVLRRGSARLDSVLADEQGAFRFDFLAPGSYTVALENPATIAYADGASRTVSVAAGATASVNGVFTGALIIPIAEARARAVGATVAIVGNLTVRPGRFTSGSGGVNSEIWVQDATGGIAAFSVPTADSAQYRLGDQLEITGTRSVFSAQSQVTVTRVRNLGAGTPVVPVAQSAAQAKTLQRDGQLVRVPNLTVINIPTGTGAAFTVLTTDAAGDTLEVRVAGTGTGLSRASFTLGSRYNVTGILTRFNAIAQIKIRDAADLEAGVPITPIGTVRTSGVNNTTYTISGRVSAAPGAFTSGTNNVNSEIWVQDATGGIAVFSVPTADSTTLPVGALVEVTGSRSAFSGQLQLGTPTVVRTGAVAALTPVTVTAAQAAARTNEGQLVRIAGFTVTTVQTGTATAFTVTGTVDGVTLQVRVGGPLRGLSRSNFVVGNTYTVTGILTQFNGTAQIKPRSAADVTP, via the coding sequence ATGCCCTTTTCGAATCCTCCCGCAGGAGTCCCGATCGCGCGCTGGCGCGGACGGGCGCTTCTCCCGGGCCTGTGCGGTGCCGCCGCGATGATGCTGGCGGCCTGCAACGAGGCGGTCGCGCCTCCGGGTCGGTCGGCAGACGTGAACATTCGCGTCTATCTCGACCGCGACAACAGCGGCTCCTTTACTGCGGCGGACAGTGGTCTGGCCGGCGTCGCCCTGACCCTCGCGCCCACGGATGCCGGCAGCGGCACCGCGCTCGCGGCCACCTCAGGCGCCAATGGCGTGGCGGCGTTTGCGCAGGTCGCGCCGGGCGCCTACACCCTCACCCTGCCGACCACGGTGCCCGCCGGCGCCGTGCTCACCACCACCACTGCGCCGCGCGTGGTGGTCAGTGCCACCGGGGATGTGCGCGCGGACGATGTGCGCTACGGTTGGCTGCCGGGCACCATCAGCGGTCGCATTTTCCGTGACGATGACGGCAACGGCACGTTCAGCACGGGCGACACGCCCGGCGCGGGCCTGTTTGCCGTGCTGCGCCGCGGTAGCGCACGGCTCGACTCGGTGCTCGCGGATGAGCAGGGGGCCTTCCGCTTCGACTTCCTCGCGCCCGGCAGCTACACGGTGGCGCTCGAGAATCCGGCCACGATTGCCTACGCCGATGGCGCGTCGCGCACCGTGAGTGTGGCGGCCGGCGCCACGGCGTCGGTCAACGGTGTGTTCACCGGCGCGCTCATCATACCCATTGCCGAAGCACGCGCACGCGCCGTGGGCGCCACGGTGGCCATTGTGGGCAACCTCACCGTGCGACCGGGTCGCTTCACGTCGGGCTCGGGTGGTGTGAACTCCGAGATCTGGGTGCAGGATGCGACGGGCGGCATTGCGGCCTTCAGCGTACCGACGGCCGACAGTGCGCAGTATCGCCTCGGCGACCAGCTCGAAATCACGGGCACGCGCAGCGTGTTCAGCGCGCAGTCGCAGGTCACGGTGACGCGGGTGCGCAATCTGGGCGCCGGCACGCCGGTGGTGCCGGTGGCGCAGAGCGCGGCGCAGGCCAAGACCCTGCAGCGCGATGGCCAACTGGTCCGCGTGCCCAATCTCACGGTCATCAACATCCCGACCGGCACGGGCGCAGCGTTCACGGTGCTCACCACGGATGCGGCGGGCGACACGCTCGAAGTTCGCGTCGCCGGTACCGGGACGGGCCTTTCGCGCGCCAGCTTCACGCTTGGCAGCCGCTACAACGTGACCGGCATCCTCACGCGCTTCAACGCCATCGCGCAGATCAAGATTCGCGATGCTGCCGATCTCGAAGCGGGCGTGCCCATCACGCCCATTGGCACGGTGCGCACGTCGGGCGTGAACAACACCACGTATACCATCAGCGGCCGCGTGTCGGCGGCACCTGGCGCGTTCACGAGCGGCACGAACAACGTGAACTCCGAGATCTGGGTGCAGGACGCCACGGGCGGCATCGCCGTGTTCAGTGTGCCCACTGCCGACAGCACCACGCTGCCGGTTGGCGCACTGGTGGAAGTCACGGGTTCACGCAGTGCCTTCAGCGGACAGCTTCAGCTGGGTACGCCGACGGTGGTGCGCACCGGTGCTGTAGCGGCGCTCACGCCAGTGACCGTGACAGCGGCCCAGGCCGCCGCCCGCACCAATGAAGGCCAACTCGTGCGCATTGCCGGCTTCACCGTCACCACGGTGCAGACCGGTACGGCCACGGCCTTCACGGTGACCGGTACGGTGGACGGCGTCACGCTGCAGGTGCGCGTGGGCGGTCCGCTGCGCGGTCTCTCGCGCAGCAACTTCGTTGTCGGCAACACGTACACCGTGACCGGCATTCTCACTCAGTTCAACGGCACGGCGCAGATCAAGCCGCGCTCGGCCGCGGATGTGACGCCATGA
- a CDS encoding peptidoglycan recognition protein family protein: MPTTFFTWWLVLATHLVGPGNYSAQPTSPEGTQHRLPPGVISHTTWQAQAPLGHAADAMRRNKKAGESLQFHDLTVTVLRVATDSSGQTPVDQALLRLEADGQRHERLVRETEAYNWNGRHLAVVAIYGPGELGAGLVALEVATLSSLPASIANATTAGGADRRLRIPHVITHVTLHHTGDARVLRPDEDPGQRLRNLQAWGARERNWWDVPYHFLLDLEGDVYEGRDWRFMGETNTTYDPSGHFLISMIGNYDQQEPSAQQLAAIADLMAWALRVNNLPVDRIGGHYHYAQTGCPGVHLRRYLEDGTLRRMVSERLTRAAGG; this comes from the coding sequence ATGCCGACCACGTTCTTCACCTGGTGGCTCGTGCTCGCCACCCATCTGGTTGGACCAGGCAATTACTCGGCGCAGCCTACTTCGCCGGAGGGGACGCAACACCGCCTGCCCCCAGGCGTCATTTCGCACACCACCTGGCAGGCCCAAGCCCCGCTGGGTCATGCGGCAGATGCCATGCGGCGCAATAAGAAGGCCGGAGAGTCGCTGCAGTTTCACGACCTCACGGTGACCGTGCTGCGCGTAGCGACGGACTCCAGTGGGCAAACGCCGGTCGATCAGGCGCTGCTCCGTCTCGAAGCCGATGGGCAGCGACACGAACGCCTCGTGCGCGAGACCGAAGCCTACAACTGGAATGGTCGCCATCTGGCCGTGGTGGCGATTTACGGTCCCGGTGAGCTGGGGGCAGGACTTGTAGCCCTCGAAGTGGCCACGCTGTCCTCGCTGCCCGCGTCCATTGCCAACGCCACTACGGCTGGCGGGGCGGACCGACGCCTGCGCATTCCGCATGTCATCACGCACGTCACGCTGCATCATACCGGCGACGCGCGGGTGCTGCGCCCCGACGAGGACCCGGGGCAGCGCCTGCGCAACCTGCAGGCCTGGGGCGCGCGCGAGCGCAACTGGTGGGATGTCCCCTACCACTTCCTGCTCGACCTCGAAGGCGACGTGTACGAGGGTCGCGACTGGCGCTTCATGGGGGAGACCAACACCACCTACGATCCATCCGGTCACTTCCTCATCAGCATGATCGGCAACTACGACCAGCAGGAGCCGTCAGCGCAGCAACTGGCCGCCATTGCCGATCTCATGGCCTGGGCGCTGCGCGTCAACAACCTGCCGGTCGACCGTATCGGGGGGCACTACCACTATGCACAGACGGGCTGTCCGGGTGTGCACCTCCGGCGCTATCTCGAAGACGGCACACTGCGCCGTATGGTGAGCGAACGGCTCACGCGCGCCGCGGGCGGCTGA